From the Quercus lobata isolate SW786 chromosome 6, ValleyOak3.0 Primary Assembly, whole genome shotgun sequence genome, one window contains:
- the LOC115994437 gene encoding protein GFS12-like has translation MKEEMCLECLQRRIKSDFSDRQLVFSYALSHSALPLASTAVVQMCNPSGEASASHFIVVYLPSTDHNCLTKYVNEYIEGSDNHGIDDICRDQGEVGVGISSNETTLSNDNQCLSSGGDKNSLESSTCNHSGRFSCFRTVTALAPIARVGICSQSILEEVVANYLSGSLEDDVLSSLNLLIEGKPTGRDSINFLSLLGVPSFEESNFPGSLRHPNIAPVLAMLKTSGHINLVLPKAPYTLENILHYSPNALKSEWHVRFLIYQVLSALAYIHGLGVAHGNICPSSIMLTESCWSWLSICDKSLLGFDLSTRDNECTDTAPAKIGCCIEDCLSQGLYADLKLSTSIDWHYDFNKWWRGEMSNFEYLLILNRLAGRRWGDHTFHTVMPWVIDFSMKPDENSDAGWRDLSKSKWRLAKGDEQLDFTYSTSEIAHHVSDECLSELAVCSYKARRLPLSVLRTAVRSVYEPNEYPSTMQRLYQWTPDECIPEFYCDPKVFSSLHAGMTDLAIPSWAGSPEEFIKLHRDALESNLVSRQIHHWIDITFGYKISGQAAIAAKNVMLPSSEPTMPRSVGRRQLFTQPHPMRRGSTKKACDSTSKSTMHQCQANEVESEKSVLFDTAYLQELEEASAFSEQARHLSALYGCDPEHFGKDVNPAGELSGENFKRSISTLSDIIGNNRLPFDIDLSYLLEHIEVEGEGSMGYQELLLWRLGSSCSRTCFERAAKDIFSVGCVLAELHLRKPLFDSTSLVMYLESGILPGLIQELPPHTKVLVEACIQKDWMRRPSAKSLLDSPYFPATVKSSYLFLSPLQLLAKDGSHLIYAANFAKQGALKKMGTFAAEMCAPYCLPLVVTPLSDTEAEWAYILLKEFIKCLTPKAVKALVLPAIQKILQTTGYSHLKVSILQDSFVREIWDRVGKRAYLETIHPLVISNLYIAPHKSSAAAASVLLIGSSEELGIPVTIHQTILPLIHCFGKGLCADGIDVLVRIGGLLGETFVVKQLLPLLKHVVRSCIDVSSMKKPEPVQSWSALALIDCLMTLDGLVAYLPREVVVKELVDDRSCLHVMVLMHKNLEFAVLQVAATTLMAVCQRIGSDLTALHVLPQLKELFDEIAFSQEVIGGSPLNRSVKVSKAKIDGEVQIESRMDLVLILYPSFASLLGIEKLRQCCATWLLLEQYLLRCHNWKWEYTGESPRSGSENNKRPLFSSRSEYNPAKLLLNGVGWSIPQSQGVRGTKNLIPQKWIYEVQKSPVEIDASTSNLVKREPWFWFPSPAVSWDGPDFLGRVGGLKDELPWKIRASVIHSVRAHHGALRSLAVCRDESTVFTAGIGPGFKGTVQKWELTRINCVSGYYGHEEVVNDICLMSSSGRIASCDGTIHIWNSRTGKIITVFSEPLVDSTHLASPLSPASKNNADQGNMLNSSTLTSGILTSAFDGNLYTCMHHLEFVEMLVVGTGNGSLRFIDITQGQKLHLWRGESVESGFPSLVSAICSSGSDKMHADGASASPSWIAAGLSTGHCRLFDPRSGNVIASWRAHDGYVTKLAAPEDHLLISSSLDRTLRIWDLRRNWPPQPTIFKGHSDGVSGFSLWGQDVITISRNRIGLTSLSKSADEDGRYRVIPQKLYMADHGTKNLSVLSSISILPFSRLFLVGTEDGYLRLCC, from the exons atgaaagaagaaatgtGCTTGGAGTGCCTGCAACGCCGGATCAAGTCGGATTTCTCAGACCGGCAACTCGTTTTCTCCTATGCCCTCTCTCATTCCGCTCTCCCTCTCGCCTCTACTGCCGTCgttcag ATGTGTAATCCAAGTGGGGAGGCCTCAGCTTCTCACTTCATAGTGGTGTATCTTCCCAGTACAGACCACAATTGCTTAACCAAATACGT TAATGAATATATTGAAGGAAGTGATAATCATGGGATTGATGATATTTGTCGAGATCAAGGAGAGGTTGGAGTGGGAATTAGCAGCAACGAAACTACTTTATCGAATGATAATCAGTGTTTGTCAAGTGGTGGTGATAAGAATTCATTAGAGAGTTCTACATGTAACCATTCCGGTAGGTTCTCTTGCTTTAGGACAGTTACTGCGTTGGCCCCAATTGCCCGTGTTGGCATTTGTTCCCAATCGATTCTTGAAGAGGTTGTTGCCAACTACTTGTCTGGGTCTTTGGAAGATGACGTTTTGTCCTCACTTAATCTATTGATAGAAGGGAAACCTACAGGGAGAGATAGCATAAATTTTCTTAGTTTACTTGGGGTACCATCATTTGAGGAGAGTAACTTCCCTGGTTCCCTGAGGCATCCAAATATAGCTCCTGTTCTTGCAATGCTCAAGACATCTGGTCATATTAATTTGGTGCTTCCGAAAGCACCATACACCTTGGAAAACATTCTCCATTATAGTCCTAATGCTTTAAAATCGGAGTGGCATGTAAGGTTTTTAATATATCAGGTACTCTCGGCGTTGGCTTACATACATGGTTTAGGGGTTGCCCATGGTAATATATGCCCATCCAGTATAATGTTGACTGAGTCATGCTGGTCTTGGCTGAGCATTTGTGATAAGTCTTTGTTAGGATTTGacttaagtacaagagataatgAATGCACTGATACTGCCCCTGCGAAGATAGGTTGTTGCATAGAGGATTGTCTTTCTCAAGGTCTCTATGCTGATTTGAAGCTTTCCACATCTATAGACTGGCATTATGATTTTAATAAGTGGTGGAGGGGAGAGATGAGTAATTTTGAGTACCTACTCATCTTAAATAGATTAGCTGGGAGACGGTGGGGTGACCACACATTTCATACTGTAATGCCTTGGGTGATAGATTTTAGCATGAAACCTGATGAGAATTCTGATGCCGGCTGGAGGGATTTAAGCAAGAGCAAATGGCGGTTGGCAAAAGGGGATGAACAGTTGGACTTCACCTATTCGACATCTGAAATCGCCCACCATGTATCGGACGAATGCCTTTCTGAATTGGCAGTCTGCAGTTACAAAGCAAGGAGGTTACCTTTGAGTGTCCTGCGTACAGCTGTTCGTTCAGTCTATGAACCCAATGAGTATCCCTCTACCATGCAAAGACTGTACCAATGGACCCCTGATGAGTGCATTCCAGAGTTTTACTGTGATCCCAAAGTTTTTAGTTCTCTGCATGCTGGGATGACTGATTTGGCCATACCTTCATGGGCAGGTAGTCCTGAGGAGTTCATTAAATTACATCGTGATGCTTTGGAAAGTAACCTAGTCTCACGCCAAATCCATCATTGGATTGATATCACCTTTGGGTACAAAATTTCGGGTCAGGCAGCTATTGCTGCCAAAAATGTTATGCTGCCTTCTTCAGAGCCCACAATGCCAAGGTCAGTGGGACGCCGCCAGCTCTTTACTCAACCACACCCCATGCGTCGGGGTTCTACCAAGAAAGCATGTGATAGCACCAGTAAATCAACTATGCATCAATGCCAAGCAAATGAAGTAGAGAGTGAGAAATCTGTCCTCTTTGATACTGCTTATTTACAAGAGTTAGAAGAAGCCTCTGCCTTTTCTGAACAAGCTAGGCATTTGAGTGCTCTTTATGGCTGTGATCCTGAACATTTTGGGAAGGATGTCAATCCTGCGGGGGAGCTATCAGGTGAGAATTTCAAGAGAAGTATATCTACACTCTCTGACATTATCGGAAACAACAGGTTGCCATTTGATATTGATCTGAGTTATCTTCTTGAGCATATTGAGGTGGAGGGTGAAGGTTCCATGGGATATCAAGAGTTACTACTTTGGAGGCTGGGGTCATCTTGTTCAAGGACTTGCTTTGAACGTGCTGCAAAGGACATATTTTCTGTAGGTTGTGTTTTAGCAGAACTTCATTTGAGGAAGCCACTTTTCGATTCAACTTCATTGGTCATGTACTTGGAGAGTGGAATATTACCTGGATTGATCCAGGAACTTCCTCCTCACACTAAAGTACTTGTTGAAGCATGCATTCAGAAGGACTGGATGAG GAGGCCATCTGCTAAAAGTCTTTTAGATTCACCTTATTTTCCCGCGACGGTTAAATCATCATACTTGTTTCTTTCTCCCCTTCAACTTCTTGCTAAAGATGGCTCCCACCTTATTTATGCTGCAAATTTTGCAAAGCAAGGAGCCCTCAAGAAAATGGGAACATTTGCGGCTGAAATGTGTGCTCCATACTGCTTACCGCTAGTAGTGACTCCTCTGTCTGATACTGAAGCTGAATGGGCTTATATACTACTAAAAGAATTCATAAAATGCTTGACTCCAAAAGCAGTGAAGGCACTGGTCTTGCCTGCTATCCAGAAGATTTTACAG ACTACAGGTTATTCACACTTGAAGGTTTCTATTCTTCAAGATTCATTTGTGCGAGAGATTTGGGATCGGGTTGGTAAGCGAGCATATCTCGAAACAATACATCCTTTGGTCATATCAAACTTGTACATTGCTCCTCATAAGAGTTCAGCGGCTGCTGCTTCTGTGCTGCTAATCGGATCTAGTGAAGAGCTTGGTATACCTGTTACCATTCATCAG ACAATCTTGCCTCTAATTCACTGCTTTGGGAAAGGTCTCTGTGCTGATGGAATTGATGTCCTGGTTAGAATTG GTGGTCTTTTAGGGGAGACATTTGTTGTCAAACAGTTGCTACCATTGCTAAAACACGTTGTTCGTTCCTGCATTGATGTCTCATCTATGAAGAAGCCTGAGCCTGTCCAGAGCTGGAGTGCTCTAGCACTTATTGATTGTCTAATGACATTAGATGGCCTGGTTGCATACTTGCCAAGGGAGGTGGTTGTAAAGGAGCTAGTTGAT GATCGAAGTTGCCTTCATGTTATGGTTCTTATGCATAAGAATTTGGAATTTGCGGTGCTTCAG GTTGCTGCTACTACTCTCATGGCAGTTTGTCAGCGGATTGGATCGGATCTGACAGCATTGCATGTTCTACCACAACTTAAAGAGCTATTTGATGAGATTGCTTTCTCACAGGAAGTTATTGGAGGATCTCCTCTTAACAGAAGTGTGAAGGTTTCTAAAGCAAAAATTGATGGGGAGGTTCAAATTGAAAGCCGTATGGACCTTGT GTTGATTCTGTACCCTTCTTTTGCATCTCTTCTTGGGATAGAGAAACTTCGACAGTGTTGTGCAACATGGTTGCTTCTTGAGCAATATCTTTTACGGTGTCATAATTGGAAG TGGGAATATACAGGAGAATCACCTCGAAGTGGTtcagaaaataataaaaggccTTTATTCAGCTCAAGGTCTGAATACAATCCTGCTAAGCTGTTACTTAATGGGGTCGGATGGTCAATTCCACAATCTCAAGGAGTTAGAGGTACAAAAAACTTGATTCCTCAGAAATGGATTTATGAAGTTCAAAAGAGTCCAGTTGAGATAGATGCATCAACATCAAATCTTGTGAAGCGTGAGCCATGGTTTTGGTTCCCTAGTCCAGCTGTTAGCTGGGATGGGCCTGATTTTCTTGGTCGTGTAGGGGGTCTCAAAGATGAACTTCCATGGAAGATAAGAGCATCTGTTATACACTCTGTCCGTGCGCATCATGGGGCATTGAGATCTTTAGCTGTTTGCCGAGATGAGTCTACAGTATTTACTGCAGGAATTGGCCCTGGATTTAAAGGAACTGTTCAGAAATGGGAACTCACAAGAATCAATTGTGTATCTGGCTATTATGGTCATGAAGAG GTTGTGAACGACATTTGTCTCATGTCGTCCAGTGGAAGAATAGCATCTTGTGATGGAACCATACACATTTGGAATAGCCGAACTGGGAAAATTATTACTGTTTTTTCTGAACCCTTGGTGGATTCCACACATCTTGCAAGCCCTTTGTCTCCTGCTTCAAAGAATAATGCTGACCAGGGTAATATGCTAAATTCCAGTACGCTAACGAGTGGGATACTGACTAGTGCCTTTGATGGGAACTTGTATACTTGTATGCatcacttagaatttgttgagATGCTTGTGGTTGGCACTGGAAATGGTTCTCTCAG GTTCATTGATATCACCCAAGGTCAAAAGCTGCACCTGTGGAGGGGGGAGTCTGTTGAGTCTGGTTTTCCTTCTCTTGTTTCTGCCATATGCTCCAGTGGGTCTGACAAAATGCATGCAGATGGAGCTTCTGCTTCGCCATCTTGGATCGCAGCTGGTCTAAGTACAGGTCATTGTAGGTTATTTGACCCAAGGAGTGGAAATGTTATTGCCTCTTGGCGAGCTCATGATGGATATGTGACAAAG TTGGCTGCACCAGAGGACCATTTGCTTATTTCAAGCTCTCTTGATAGGACTTTACGAATCTGGGACTTGAGAAG GAATTGGCCACCGCAGCCCACTATTTTCAAAGGTCATTCTGATGGCGTGTCTGGTTTCTCTTTATGGGGCCAAGATGTTATTACAATTTCCAGAAATAGGATTGGACTTACGTCTTTATCTAAATCTGCTGATGAA GATGGGCGTTATCGGGTCATACCTCAGAAACTCTACATGGCAGATCATggaacaaaaaatttatcagTGTTATCAAGTATTAGTATTCTACCTTTCTCACGATTGTTTCTTGTTGGAACAGAGGACGGATATCTGAGACTCTGTTGTTAG